From the genome of Amyelois transitella isolate CPQ chromosome 22, ilAmyTran1.1, whole genome shotgun sequence:
TATCACTCTTCCGCGCTGATGCCACCAGATCTtcctttatatacctattattaaaGGCGATGATAATTGGCTTTTCAGCATTGGGGACACGTGTGGGAATCCGAGCAATATAGCTTATGTCCTCCTTCTTAAAGTGGAAATTGCTCAACTCACCAACCTTCTGTGCTATATCAAATaagttttcatttttcttCAAAGGGATGCCACGAATTTCCACGTTATTGGCCCTTGCCAACTGGTCCCTCTCCTCTAACTCCTGTTTAAGCCTATTGATATCAGTCTGTAAAGTCGAGATCTCATTAACCATCTTCTCAACACCTGAGACACGGATCTCTATGGCCGAAAAAGCTGCGGTGAAGTCACCAATAGATTTATGAGCCCattcaatagaattttttagTTCTGTCATCTCCGACTTGATGGTTTTAACGTCCTCCACTAATGTCTTCAATGACCCGAGATCAAAAACAATCCGGTTTAACTGTTCCTGCATCTTATCCAATTGAGACGGAGCAGGGGATACAGGTGCCGGTGAAAGAGACCCAGCTTTGCAAGAGGGACAGCGCCAAGTATTTTTACGATCCCCTAGTCTTCTATACCCATTTTCGGTAATGCCGGCACACGCGAAATCATATACCCTATTGCAAACACTGCACACGGGGCCGTCCGTGTGTTTATTGTTGCAACTTGCACACGTAAACATTGCGATGATTGAGTATGAATATGTAGACCGAGAGcgcaacaaattatttaactgaCAAGCGTGTGTTCACTAACGGTGCCGCGGGGAGACTGCAATTCATGGAAAACGTCTTTACAAATCAAAaacacatatattattttccatCTTGACAgcgatatttaaaaattctgtaCGCTATATGTAACTATTTCATGTCCTTTATTCTTGCTTAGCTTTTACTAAAgattaaaaaccttttttatttgcacGGCCAacctataatattattaccaTTTACGACACATGGTTTAAGGATTTTGCCTGTGAtacaaaaaccaaaaaatttgTGTTGATGATTTTTAACATTTGTCGAAAGACGTGCTTTGTGTAAACATAATACATAACACAAACTGCATAATTAAGCACACAAAGCGATATAAGTATGGTTGTTTGGATCGTCTGAACTTTGTCCATTAACGCGACTATCAAGTTTAATAGTCAGTAATAACGATTTTGCATTCTCTGGGAATACACCCAATTAGTACTATTAAGcactaattatatatatgcttTTATCCTTTATCGACTGTACAATGAACGCTCGCGTGAAcgtggaaaaatataaaagcaatTGAAAAACAATGGCTTTTCTTAAACTAAGTTTTAAGCGTATCTTCAGATacaaaagattaataaatgtatttaccACAATTCTTCAGATATTACACAAAACTTTGTGATGTCACAATAGAGATTGGTGACTCTCGTAATTCAAAAGTAGGTCGATTTCACGCGCAATTAGAAGCAAAGGGCAAATATCAAGTTACTTGGTCCATTTTACGTAAGTACGAGTGGTAAATAGGCTGATTCCAGAACAAGAATTATGTTAACTTAGACCCGAAGCTTAGGTCCGTCGTGTTCAGTAATTCCCTATTTGTGAGAAAATGAGTGCAAATTAATTGTTCAGTTTATAGACAAGTTTTATACTACGTAGATGCAATCTCTGCCTTGCACTCCAAAACAGATCTTGTGATGTGCCAGTCATTATATTATAGAAACCATTAAATAAGAAAGGACTTAAagagtaattttaataaattaagctAGAAAATTTGACTGACAATTCTTTCCAAGTATTGTCACCCTCATCatagaaaataaagagaaataagCTTTATTTTACAATGCGGCAACACTACGTCGCGCGATAGTACGGCAAAAGATAGTCCAATGCATTGTTCATCTGCGGTAAATAGATTGAATCAAAGTCACTTTGAAAAATGAAGGCAAAGTCTGCCTTTGTGCACCAAGCGATAGAGCCGAGACAATGAGCAGAAGGCTTAGCGTGGACATAAACTAACGGgattacagaaaaaataaagtaaaagagtgaataaaattttataacaaacaagtttatataaacgggataacagaaaaaaaggaaaaaaaatgaatgaaattgtaTAACACACAAGCAACGGGGTCACAGTCTAGGCGATACCTTTGTAACTATTAGAATTCGTTTGGCGATACCTTTGTAACTATTAGAATTCGCAAAAAATAGAAGTCTATTTTACTCCTGAAAAGCATTAagaagttttttaattttttggtaaattggtacataaatacatatggtcacgtctatatcacttgtggggtagacagagccaacagtcagtccaaaaatataaaacgagTGATagctataaaattatgataatagTCTGAGTCTTCTTAGTATTTTAGGCAGGAATTGTGTTAATACCTTTTAAAGAATTCGCAAATGTCTAGAAGGCACGTTTCtgtagatatttattgtgttttgtGTTACAGATTCGCAGTTTTCAGAAGTCTGCTTTGATATGGATATGGATACCATATCACTAAAATGTatcattttgataaaaaatatttcctttcCTTGAAtgactagaaaataaaacagagtTATTTGCTTTAACCTTATGTGACATTAGAGAAGGGACAGAGCAGGAGTATTCggaactataaataataactaataacTACAAAATCTAATCCGAATGGTTACAaccaaaaactaaattaagtaTACAGGATAATAgtttctgaatctcaattacatctgTCTGTCTACTCTATTAGAGACAAAgacgatttttttaagaaatatatatttaatctacACATTTTGCAACGAAGGGTGTTGTACATCTACAATTTTACTAGTAAATTCAGTTAAAGTTTAAAACGCCAGTGCCATActgatattttaagaaaatctgGTGGGACAAGTTAGCGGGACCACGGGTTAACGACGGTATAACCCAGGCATGGCATGTTACTCAGATATTTGTTTCTTCATACACAATTTGAATTAAGGTAAATTGGAATGTGAATGTAATAACCgcataaaaatacaacaacataatctaaaaataaactggAACACGTCCAACAAGGATCgctatatttttcttgttcgtcacaatgtttgttaaTTGAAGCAAAACAGGGAAATACTCCCCTCAGGCGCAAGCGGCCCATTCGGTTCATTACCAACAATCCAAAGTGCTATTCtaaattgtaaacaaaagcTGGCAGGGAGAATTCCAATTTTTCCGTTAAAATTTAAGGTGAAATTTGAATCGCAATAGGCTAAGTAAACCTTAATTTTGCtactttctgtttttttaagaaaaagcttatgtaaatatttcagtaatttttcagtttttcattcaaattaattattttatgtcgcGCTCCACGTGACGTCATGTCAGTCATGAGTGAATGAAAcagatttttataagtatgtttaatTGTGTGATTAATCCAATAAATAAGAAGAtagacaaataaacaaactttgtaatatatactaata
Proteins encoded in this window:
- the LOC132903215 gene encoding uncharacterized protein LOC132903215, with the translated sequence MQEQLNRIVFDLGSLKTLVEDVKTIKSEMTELKNSIEWAHKSIGDFTAAFSAIEIRVSGVEKMVNEISTLQTDINRLKQELEERDQLARANNVEIRGIPLKKNENLFDIAQKVGELSNFHFKKEDISYIARIPTRVPNAEKPIIIAFNNRYIKEDLVASARKSDRLKINNLGFSTMGQFYVNDHLTQKNKILLSRARAMAREKDFRYIWVKHSKIMARKSDTSPIFFIRSEGDLSKIV